A part of uncultured Tateyamaria sp. genomic DNA contains:
- the crtC gene encoding carotenoid 1,2-hydratase — translation MSDCGTRAVSVIGFIGSVFSPWYRWSGRRNPQNHVCINVATYGRGGRFTMTDRGASALRQTASRLEVGPSMMRWEDDTLIIDIDEVSSPPLISRLRGQIRVIPSALTNVELALTPDDSHIWRPFAPRSRIEVDIDRPGWQWSGEGYFDANFGTRALEEDFSYWTWGRYPTGEGATCFYDATRLDGSELAAGFQFDADGTARNIPLPPKAPIRRSLWAVKRETRGDAGARAKQVQNMLDAPFYSRSAVETTLNGEVTTGVHEALDLRRFRSPLLKPMLAVRVPRRAKWTFS, via the coding sequence CTGAGCGATTGCGGCACCCGCGCGGTGTCGGTGATCGGCTTCATCGGCTCCGTCTTCTCGCCCTGGTACCGCTGGTCAGGCCGCAGAAACCCGCAAAACCACGTCTGCATCAACGTCGCCACCTACGGGCGCGGCGGGCGGTTCACCATGACGGACCGGGGCGCATCAGCGCTGCGCCAGACCGCCTCCCGGCTCGAGGTCGGCCCGTCGATGATGCGCTGGGAAGACGACACGCTGATCATCGACATCGACGAGGTGTCCTCCCCACCGCTCATCTCGCGCCTCCGCGGCCAGATCCGCGTCATCCCCTCCGCGCTCACAAATGTCGAACTCGCGCTCACACCGGACGACAGCCACATCTGGCGCCCCTTCGCCCCGCGCAGCCGCATCGAGGTCGATATCGACCGCCCCGGCTGGCAATGGTCGGGCGAAGGGTACTTCGACGCCAATTTCGGCACCCGCGCGCTGGAAGAAGACTTTTCCTACTGGACCTGGGGCCGCTACCCGACAGGCGAGGGCGCAACCTGCTTCTACGACGCCACCCGCCTCGACGGCTCCGAACTCGCCGCGGGCTTCCAGTTCGACGCAGACGGCACTGCCCGCAACATCCCGCTGCCGCCCAAGGCCCCCATCCGCCGCTCGCTCTGGGCCGTCAAGCGCGAAACACGCGGCGATGCGGGGGCGCGGGCCAAACAGGTCCAGAACATGCTCGACGCGCCGTTCTATTCCCGCTCGGCGGTGGAAACGACCCTGAACGGCGAAGTCACCACAGGCGTGCACGAGGCGCTCGACCTGCGCCGCTTCCGCTCCCCCCTGCTCAAACCGATGCTGGCGGTGCGGGTGCCAAGACGGGCCAAGTGGACGTTTTCCTGA